Within Roseibium sp. HPY-6, the genomic segment GGTCAAACCGCGCCACAGCCTCATCAATCGCCGTGAGGTCCTCATGGCCTTCGGATCGAGCGGTGATTTGCGCGACCTCAATGTTCTGTCCAACCGACAGGTTCTCAAAGATGCGAAGGTTCTGGAACGTGCGCGCAATTCCCTTGCGGGTTCTGGCTGCCGCTCCCTTTCCATCCAGAATGTCACCATCAAGGGACATGGTGCCGCTTGATGGCGTCAAGAGACCGGAAATCAGATTGATCAAGGTCGTCTTGCCCGCCCCATTCGGCCCGATCAGTCCGCGCACCTCACCCGCCGCCACTTCGAATCTCACATCGCTGACGGCTCTGACACCGCCAAACTGTTTCGAAATGTCATTGAGCACGAGCATCAATAGACATCCTCGTAGGCTGCACATTTCTGCGCTGTTTCCATGCCTTCGAGAAAGGCCGCTTCGGCCTTCTTGTGGGCCAGATAAACGGAGGCAAAGTCTGGATCGAACCAGCCGGTGACAACTTCGTTTGCCGCAAACCGCTCAAGAGCGGCTTCAAGGGTTTCCGGCAACCGCACGAAGCCTTTCTGACTGAGTTCTTCTGCGCTCAGAAGGGACAGATCCTCTTCGGTGACTTGCGGTGCCGCGAGTTTTTCCTCGATGCCCTGGCAACCCGCGTGAACGATTGCCGCAAGTGCCAGATGCGGCGACGCGGCAGCGTCCCCGGCCCGGTATTCAATGTTGAACTGACGCGCAATCGCGTCCGAGTCCGTTGCTGTCACCGGACAGATGCGCAGGCTTGCTTCGCGGTCCTGAAGGCCGAGATTGTTGTAGGCCGCGCTCCAGCGGTGCGGTGTCAAACGCTCATAGGAAATGACGGACGGCGCCGTAAGCGCAAGAATGCTATCGAGATATTTCAGAACGCCGGCGGCAAACGATGCCGTCAGCGTTGAAAGCCCATACGCCCCCGCCGCGTCGTATGTCAGTGGCCCGTTATCGCCCATGAAACTCATGTGGATGTGGACACCATTGCCGACGCTCGACACATCACGAATTGGCGTGAACGTCGCTGCTTGCTCGAACCTGCGCGCGGTCATGCGTGCCAGCTCGCGCGTGATCACCGCCGCATCGGCTGCTTTCACTCCCTCTTCCGGTGCGATAGTCACCTCGAACTGATCCGGTCCATATTCACAGATGAAACTGTCCGGTGTCAGGCCGGCCTGCTCCAGAGCGGCCAAAAGCGTTTCTGCAAAACCGGAATGTTCTGCATGTCCTTGCAATCCGAACCCCTGATGCATGAGGGTCGAACCAGCGGCAAATTGGAATTCGTGCTCGAAAGCAGCCAGCAGTCGCGCACCGGTCAGCTCCTTCAGCCGGGACAGAGCGGCACGCAGGATAGAGCGCGTGCAAAACCCCCAGGGCCGGTCGTCCAGCGTCCGGATATCCGACAGCATGAAACGCTCAGGCGGCGTGCCATCTTCAAAATCGACGCTGATATCGGCTGACTGATCGGGAACGAGAGCAAGATCGCCGAAAGATCCGAAGGGGCTGTCGGCGATGGTGTCAAAACAGGTAATTTGCACATTCGTCGGAACCCAGCCCATGCCGCGTTCGCACCGCTTGTTCAACTGGTCCGCCGGAAAGGCCTTGCCACGGGTTTTCCCGGAAAGATCTGACGTCGCTGCGAATATCATCGGCTTACGTATCATGTCCGAGCTCCTGCCTCCCCTCCGTCAGGGCGTCCCACGCCGACACACGCTTGCTGTGTTTGGTCCAGTCCGTCTCGGCAACCCGCGTCATGATTGCCTCCATTAGCGTGAAACCTGCGGCGTAGCTGTCCCACACGGTGCCGCTTTCTACCGGGACGGCAAGCGTTTCACGCGCGTGGGTCACGGCGGGCGACAGCCACTTGTCCGTCAGCACGACCACATTCGCCTTCCTCTCGGTGGCCGCGAGCTTCGCAAGGTCGGTCACCGTTCGCTGGTATCGCCGGAAATCAACGACGAAGAGCACGTCCTTGCCGCGCATTTTCAATAGGCTGTCGGGCCAGGTTTCGGGGTCGGGATCGATATGAAAAACATCGTCGCGCAACCGCTTCAAATGGCGGCTTAGATGCTGCGCCACCAGATCACTCACACGTCCGCCCATCACGAAAATCCGCCGACCCGGATCGCTGAGCAGATCGCAGACACGTTCGAACTGAGCGTCGGTAATGCTCTGCGCCATTTCATCTATGAGCGCATTGGCGCGCCTGGTAAAATCACCCAGAAAAGATCCATCGACCTCGCGCTCCACCACCATCAGTTCGATCGGCGAACGCTGGCTCGCTTTCAGCTCCTGGATCAGTCTGCGTTGAAAGTCCTGATACCCCTGAAACCCCAGTTTCGAGACAAACCGCGAAATCGACGGAGACGAAATGCCCGTGCGTTCGGCAAGAACCTGAATGGGTTCAAGCCCGGCGAAAGGGTAATCCGACAGAAGCGTTGTCGAGAGCTTGCGCTCCGCTCCGGTCAACGCCTCTGAAGTCCCGGTAATCAGATCACGGATTGTGCTGTGAGCCACCATGTCACGCAGAGTGAGCTGATAAAAAAATCTTGTCAAGCTTTGCTATTTGTGACGAAATGAAAAAAGATTATCAAATCCTTCTGGAGCTCTTCATGCTCAAGGAAGCGGCATATTCCGCGGAAAATATGGGCAAAACCTTCCTTGCCGAGACGGATCCCGAACCTGTCGACTGCATCAGGGGACGCGAAG encodes:
- a CDS encoding MurR/RpiR family transcriptional regulator gives rise to the protein MTRFFYQLTLRDMVAHSTIRDLITGTSEALTGAERKLSTTLLSDYPFAGLEPIQVLAERTGISSPSISRFVSKLGFQGYQDFQRRLIQELKASQRSPIELMVVEREVDGSFLGDFTRRANALIDEMAQSITDAQFERVCDLLSDPGRRIFVMGGRVSDLVAQHLSRHLKRLRDDVFHIDPDPETWPDSLLKMRGKDVLFVVDFRRYQRTVTDLAKLAATERKANVVVLTDKWLSPAVTHARETLAVPVESGTVWDSYAAGFTLMEAIMTRVAETDWTKHSKRVSAWDALTEGRQELGHDT
- a CDS encoding ABC transporter ATP-binding protein, which gives rise to MLVLNDISKQFGGVRAVSDVRFEVAAGEVRGLIGPNGAGKTTLINLISGLLTPSSGTMSLDGDILDGKGAAARTRKGIARTFQNLRIFENLSVGQNIEVAQITARSEGHEDLTAIDEAVARFDLKGKLRMPANALSYGHLRRLEIVRALALNPKVLMLDEPAAGMNEQETEELAAALDWVKTRFGCATLVIDHDLKFIMTLCDRITVLNMGAVIAEGTPREITTNQDVIDAYLGEDHSNAA
- a CDS encoding glutamine synthetase family protein, whose amino-acid sequence is MIRKPMIFAATSDLSGKTRGKAFPADQLNKRCERGMGWVPTNVQITCFDTIADSPFGSFGDLALVPDQSADISVDFEDGTPPERFMLSDIRTLDDRPWGFCTRSILRAALSRLKELTGARLLAAFEHEFQFAAGSTLMHQGFGLQGHAEHSGFAETLLAALEQAGLTPDSFICEYGPDQFEVTIAPEEGVKAADAAVITRELARMTARRFEQAATFTPIRDVSSVGNGVHIHMSFMGDNGPLTYDAAGAYGLSTLTASFAAGVLKYLDSILALTAPSVISYERLTPHRWSAAYNNLGLQDREASLRICPVTATDSDAIARQFNIEYRAGDAAASPHLALAAIVHAGCQGIEEKLAAPQVTEEDLSLLSAEELSQKGFVRLPETLEAALERFAANEVVTGWFDPDFASVYLAHKKAEAAFLEGMETAQKCAAYEDVY